From the genome of Spodoptera frugiperda isolate SF20-4 chromosome 7, AGI-APGP_CSIRO_Sfru_2.0, whole genome shotgun sequence:
gctatgtagttgtgcgccaccgtagtagggaagccatccatagcatacatctatagtacgcatcttttcatataaaaaacagctgAGTCCCGTTTgaaagaatatgattggtggaagtcaaacgcgtTCACAACAACGaagcatagcacatccctggtggaaaagcatccttattattttttgaagtccTAGTACCTACTTCAGAATCAAAACTATCTGTTTTGTGTGGCGTGGATCTAGGTTTAAGTTTGAAGTAattagtaaatacatatattaatctgtcaactgtttttttttactgtaagtacctaatattaatagGAATAGCAACGTAATGATAAAGCCGCCCATTGCTTTATGAgcacattttaataattataaataaaacaaaagtttggaagaactcattattttatttggtataataaaataactagatacTACTAGACTCTTaacaatttcaatatattaACAAGTAGCTCACACTAGTATTAGTTTCACAAAGTTGATTTTATTGGTGTATATCAATTACAATCAAAATATGCGTTAAAAGCTTTAATCTTGTATAAAAATCATCTGAGATCGGATAACAAGTTCAATTTAAATGTATCACATTACATACTTCTACGTACAATTCACCTTTACAGTATAAGTaatctctttatattttgaactttttaattaaaactaccaTTTAAGAGAGGAAAAGGTAGGTAAAAAAGACTGAAGATAGcacttagttttgttttaagtacaaTATTTAAAGACTGAAGTTTAAAACCGAATATTCAGTTTAATTCCAGAATAGGAACCACTTATTCTTTATTAGCTGATGTGCTTTTGGGATACCAGAGAGCGTAGTACGAGtttaaacgagatcgaaacgagagcgtgttcagcGCTCAGATTGGTTGGTTAGTgcccggccaatcagagcgccgaatactctcccgtttcgttttcgttcaacgtaaagcaaattcgtactaagcagCTTTGGGAAGTTCCTGTGTCGCATAGGTAAAGAGTTACCCGATGCTTCAGTTTCAAAAAGGAATCGACAGTTACTGttaaagtttacaattttaaactaagTACGTATATAAAGTGCCATCTTCAGTTCAAATGCAAAAGCTTCAAGAAGGGAAATTGGAGGAATGTGTCAACTGTCAACCAAATAAAAGGTACCTATAATACATGTAacaggtaaaataaattaacacccTTATTTCTAAAACttctaaatatacaaattaacttatttaaattacatagtGAGATTAGTTTTCCGTTTTTAAAAAACCTAGCCGCTATTGTCTTGTATAAAGGTTCTACAAGACTTAGCTGGTACCGAATATAGCCGATTAGAACTCGGCGGTATAATTTATAAACGCTCAAACATGCCATGCAATAGTTTTGTGATCAGGTCTACCGTTCGCACACCAGATAGCACTAATGTAGCGCAGGTGTAACAGATAATTAGCAGTACCCTTAGTCAGTTTGcgttacgttgaacaaaaacgaaacgtgAGCGTTTTCGGCGCactggttggttcattcgcaccggccaatcagatctCCGCACgagctctcgtttcattttcgttctaCGTAAATCACACTCATATTAATGGGGACTGATATTAAACCATTGCGCATTAATTTTTTTGACCGACTCAGTGATTGGACAAACAAACCTAAAGCTACACTAGCGCTATATGGTAAGTTAGCATAAATACATCAACAATATGTACATAAAACAATCGAACTAAGAAACAATTTCTTATTATACACTTCATTCTCAAACTCACTACCTATCGATGGGATACAACTACGTACCTCTAGGTTTCGTAAAAAGGAGAACGGACTATACCTAGCAGAGTGTTGACTTGTTTTACACTACACCTAGGTAATTCacattacatattaatattattactttaataaaacgCACGCTACCCTATTTCTCATGGCTTTGATAAACATACAACATTGGACGTCTTATATAATACataaccatttaaaaaatattctgttgATATTTTCGTCGAAAAAGTAcatgtcaatatttttatcaactcTGCACCTATTCGATTACTGATTGATCTTATCGATTcgataatgaataaattatcgACATCTCGATATTAGTCGATGGTTAAAACAGTCTGTGGAAATATATTGATCAACGCCAGAGGTGAACTTTGTAAAATATAGATAAAGGTTGGAATTTAAAAGACGGGGCACTTACTGAACTTaagatttttatatagataGCTACATAATTAATATGCCCAATCTTTACTCTTTTATCGTCACtttatattcataataaaaacatgatttCTTTCGATTCCCCACGGGATAAAGGTATGTACACACATCACTTCATCAACCTTTAAGCGCCCACTAttgaacataggcctcttctcacacggataaggtatgatgagcattaatcactaatTTTGCAAGGCAAAACCACACGATATTTTTCTGAAGGAACCATGGTGGACTGTAtgtgaaaaatattactttgattAGCAATTCGTTTAAAaagctaataataattatacgtatGCGTATATTGTGTCCCGTATTTAAAATTTCAACCTCTTTTCCATTTTAAACATGTCTTTAATCTAATTACAACATTTGTGATACGAGTCAGCATTTAGCGCGGAAGGCAGTTACTAGAGACTAtagaaaatactaaatatttaaaatatttgtaggacattatttattgctttaggCGTTAACAACAAATCGCGgtataatataggtatgtaataataatattaaaatatgttttgtaagtTACAGTACCAGACCAGATGATATTGGATTAAAACGACCAGTCTTAataatctgtacccttagtatgactttgctttacgttttacgaaatcgaaacgatTGGTAGATTTAtttgcaccggccaatcagaaagctgaaagcgctctcgtttcgtttttgttcaacgtaaagtaaacttgtaTTAAGGGTACTGTCCAGTAGATTTGGTAACTAGCAATTGAATTTTTACATACTTTAAATGGAGCCAAATCTACTGCTACATAGGATATTGAAACTGGCCGTAACATGAGCAGAGGTGCATtggatatattttaatgtaacgcTGTTTCTGTCATTCGTTTTGATGTTTCAAGATAATCGGGGATTCTCAATAAGCTATAGGCATGTCGGTGGTTTTGGCTTGtcacatttttatgttaatatactagcaaacccggagAACTCCGTTTCGTCTCCAatgattttccttgttttttcgaattttctttgctataaacctttctaacgaatgcaaaaccgtggaaatcggttcgtgcgttctggagttatagcgtcaggaaggaaaatccgacttatttttatattatagatttagtGACATAATTTACTGAAAAACTGTTTATTGAGAATATCCTTTACAACATTCGAGACAGTCCTTTCTTATTTGCCATGAGATTCGAGATATTTGTTCCAAGTGCCCacgttaacaataataattctatcATCAGGTACTGTACACATGTCTTAAAGCTGCGTTATAGTGTATGAACTGTGTCGCTGTCGCTTCGCCGGGCTGGCGTTCACAATGACTCCTGGAGTGGAGGAGGGCCGACTGTCCTGACTTGTGACACTGCTAGGAGAGGTCAGGTGAGGAGAGGAAGCCGCTGACATACTTTTAGGGGTCCCTCCCTTTTTCATAAATGTGACCACAGAGCTAAGTAAGGAAGGCGGTAAAGCCACTGGAGTAAGTCGGCCCCCTCCACTCGCTATGTACGTTTGTAACATTTTCTTAGCAGGAGATTTCGGGTCATTGACCGTGAGTACGACTAGGGATCCATTTTCTATATTTGAAGGCACTACCGGTGAAGGTGTCGGTTGCTTTTCGGGCGTTCTGCCTATAGACTTAGGGTCTATTTTCGTAAGTGTTGCCATGTCCGAGTGCGGTTGTGATGGTGTGACGTTGACTCGTGGAGATTCTCGAGAGATTGGGTACTTTGAGGGGCTGTCCAGTCTCGGCCGCCCTCTCTTACCTTTTGTTTCGTTTCCTTTTTCTTTCGCCTCGTGGTGGCGGAGTATAACTTCATCTGCCGTCAGAGTGACTGTAGTCTCCGGGAATATTGATGACTCTAATGCTTTTGTGCCGTGACCTGTAAAAGAATAGTtacaaaaatttataatttgagTAAATATGATTAACAGGTTTTTCATTTCTAGACATGCTCGTGGGATGAAAAGTAGCCTTTACAGTATTCCAGACCATATTTTAGTCCTGTACCAAATTTAATTtggatcccttcagccgttttgacttaattgagtaacaaacatacttacaaactttcgcatttataatattaaatagcaAGATATAGTAAGATACGTAGATTGGAATTGTTGCCACTTTAGAGCAATAGGTTTATCACATATTTAAAGGGATTTATATCTGGTTACACTACTACATACTTATAAAACACATctataacaatgtttttttggTATAAATGTTTACTTATAGGAATGATGTGATATAATAGGtactacaaataaaaacttccaTAATTAGCATGCAAGCTCACCTTCATCCAATTCACCAACTTCTGCATGCAAGATTATTGTTCAAATGTTaggttttattattgaatttacattattagacataagatattattattataacatattattgaaatgttacataagATGGGAGAATGGATGAAAGCAGGATGAGAATAGGAATGCTTAGTGGTGATGTGGGGTTGCAATAGgagaacattataataaataaataataattaatctcatTAGAGAGGTTCTGTAACAAGTGTCTGGCAGTTCTGACAAAATGTCATTGCTAAGTCGTGAATTTCTTTTATAGATATCCAACCGTATGCTTTAACTTTTGAGTTGATAATCTaggaatgatttttttttatttagcaacCGATTTCTAACGTATTCATTGTCAAGACTTCCACCCAGATGCATTAATGGAGCTAAAATTTCAGtgttatgttaaaattaatcatGAATCGCCAATTGGTAAGTTTCGATTCCAGCatgaaataacttattattgcgataaatacatacatacattattattatacattgaaattatttcgtattattgcgatacaaaacaattttaatgtacaACAATATAAGGAATTGAAAACCAGTTATTCCGTATATAAATCGAGCCATTAACACTgtcaacaaacaataaataagccTTTAGGCCAAccttatttgaaaaaaaaggaCCAATAGCTTATGTcgttacatataaaaatataaaataaaaagcaatactGACTCATCCGTATCTTCAAGTCGCGAGCCTCTCGGCGTCGCTGTTGATTCTCCTTGGTACGTTTGTTGAGCTCGGCCCGGTCTCTAGCGGCGCGCAACTCGGCCTCCTTGCGTTCTGCTTGAAACTCGTCCTCCAGTCGACTGGCGTCCCACTTCACTGTAGTACGGAGCGCCTTGTCCACTTGCGCCATGTTCATGCGTTCTTCTTTTTTGAACTGTGGATTAGGGATGATGATTGGgtcaacaataaattattacaactttccaATACAATAAcgtattcaaaaataatcacactctcattcataaatttgatgaactacttaattttcgattttttctagctaaatttctagaaataagtctgctatttgacgtcaaaaacgtcataatagagtatttcatacaaagttcatagaaaatatagtttttgatgtttcgaaaaaagtattgaatttgactagtaggaaacatgcccataatgttataattttattaacctgTGGTGACGACGTGGTACCAAGAATTGCAGGTAGATGGCGCTGTATACAATATTCGACTTCGTTCATACAAGTCAATGTAATCCTGTATCACGCAAGCGAAGTTTGCACACGATTTAGGACAGATACAAATTCCTAATGTAGAATAGTTGATCACCTGTATGCTACTGCGTTTACACGGACGACATTTTCGTTGTGGACGGCGCGGTGTCAAGCGCGCTTTGTACACAACGTCGTGGAACGCAAAACATGCAGTAGTCAAACAACAGCGTGTCCTAGATGCACTCCCTGAAGGGGTGGAGAAGGGGAGATTGGCTGGCGAACGTGGCCTAGACTCACGCGCTCGCCTTGGGGATCGTGAAGCCAACACCCATATACTTCATAGGAGAGCAGGTCCAGTGGACGCCGAGCGTGAAATACTTCAGCCTGACCAACAACCGCTTCCCTCCATTAAGCCTCAAGAGCTGCAAGCGCGCCGCTCGTGATTGACTAGTCACCATCGGTCGGTATCTATGTACAAGGTCTACATTTGGACATGGCTTACCTACACCGTCCGTGTCCGTAACCAACGGAAACCGCGCTTCGTATGGAAAGTGACCATCGTCCGAAACATCGGCGTAGATAGCGTCAACGACTTTGTGTAGCGCCTGAGCACTACGATGTTCAAGCATTAgagcaggggccttagtctgctatcacaattgtgtcagaaaagtcaatcattgagcagtgcaagagggacggagctatgtaggttgtatagctccttccatcttgcactgctcagtgatcgaccattctgacacaattgtaatagcagactaaggctcCAGGTCACGGCACGACCATCCCCGGGAGCTGGTACCATACCGCCGGCGCCCCTCGACGGACGCGGCCACCCGCGAAACCTGCTCGCCCCGAACGACCCAACGGGCGCCAGTCAGTGTCCCAGTGCCCACAGCTGGACATGACATCATATCGTCGAGCCCCGCAAGAGGCGCGACAACTCCAACCGACAGTTGCAGGCAGCGACTCGCAACTCATCTTGCATCGTGCATCCTCGCGTCCCCCAGCCGGGAACAGTGAGATGTGTCGGACGACGAACTGTTGGGCATGCCTCCACAGGGGTATGACTCCTCACCTGGTTGGAGGTTGCTCCCTTTTCCTAGCCAATGGAACTTTACGAGTAGAACTCTAAAAGCCTTTCATTTTAAAATCTGTAACTGAAAAAACATGACCCTCGTCTTCCCCGTGAAAATgcaaactaataaataattacagttaTTTACTCACCCATACCCAGTTTAGAAAGAGATGCACTATCACACCCTTCTTTCTTCGAACCCTATAATATTACCACAAAATGAATACGTACTTTAAGCTTCAAATCTCGTCTCGTTCGACCAGGAAAGAGTCTCTCCATGAGCATAAAGTCGGTTCCCATGGCGGCGAGTGCTCGGTAGAAGCGGACAGTCTCAGCGTCGCTCCAGTCGGCCgtgcgcggcgtgcggcggTAGCGCCCGCTACTACTGCCCGTGGCCCACGCACCCTCGTGGACTACGTTCTGTGATACTTTGCGTTTCTGGGATTGTTTTATTAcctgaaataaatgaagaaTTGTTTTTAGTGAGCTGTAGAGGAGAGTTTTTACACGAATGGCAAACCTCACATTATCTATGCTTGAAAACGAAACGCATTTTCATCTCGCAAATATAAACGTTTAAGCAATCGCTTTACAAACAGATTAGGGGAATTACCGCGCGCTGTTGTCTAAATTTCCTCTATCAGTGTATTGTTTCGTTTGGATACTATAGCGGGTTTCCCAAAATGTGAACGTAAGCGTAGGGGGTAAGGCTTTGCTTACTTTTGCTGACAAGGGGGATGGGGGGGGGTGGGagtaaataattgttataaatctGCTTCCGTAATATTTCAACAGCCCCTtattatgtaaaactaatatgtCCCTCTTACCAGACTCTGTTCATCTAACATGATCTCTCCGTTAGGCCCCAGTTTGATCTGTGGCACGGGCGCGGCGTCCTGCTCCGGTTCCTCGTCCTCTTTCTCCTCCACCTGCTTGGCCTTGCGAGCCGCCTCCTCCTTCTCATTCAGTTTCTTCGCTTCTAATTCATCATCGTCTGGCCTGTAAGGGGATAGTGGATGTTTGAATGATTATAAGATAGGCATTTGTGGGATTGGATTTGTCTTCGACGCAaagatattatttacttaagtataCTTTATTTTCCAATTATAGAAAGTTATGCGTATTCTCCAGTAAACAGTATATGCTGTATTCTAATGCAGACTAGAGCTTAAAGAAGCAACAGTATATGCAGTTTCCAGACTAGAGGTTAAAGAAGCATGattacgatatttttattatatctttcgtgagacacgacgacacacgacgcggcgattgtcatgGAATGCTCATGAATTataagcctctagtatggcttaaaactaggcgagttcctcgtcaaacagttacgtgagtaagctgataatataataatcattacGATTATGATACACGAGGTGGTAGTTGTTTTagtaattctaattttaatgtGTCTAAACTCCATCTACCGAgctatgatatattttttacttcaaaTAACGAAAAggattttaaaagattttattaaaatagtaataacaTGAAATACTCACACGATAGGGTTGGTGGTGGGGTTGTAGAAGATGAGGTCGTACATGGTGAGCGTGTCCTTCTTGACTGCCTCGCGGCGCCGGCGCATCGCGGCCATGCGGCGGGACATGTCCAGGCGGCGGGTTCTGCAATAATAGGATATTATGTATAATCAATTAATCATGAAGATAAATATGGGTAGGAAATCCCAACGAACCACAGTTGGGCAAATAGACCGCCGGCCACGATCGCCTCACCTTTTAGGGACCTTTAAATTCTGTTCCCTAAAATGCTAACACATAATAATAACCTGAAGATACAGTTGTAACTTCTactttttgaaattattttcttgcGTGGTTGGATTGAAAAATAGGGAAAAAAGCAAgataacaaaagtatttttttagtttaacaCGTAACCTAAAACCTCTCGTAAAAGTACTTGAACATAGGTAAAATGTTGAGAATGGATTACAAATATTACTTAGAGAATTATGCTATGTGCCAAGGTGTGTCTACAAGTAGCACTTATCAAGAAATTGACGATAAGAAACTACTAAGAAactataatattactattataacCACTGTAGTTTCTTATAAAGTAAGCATAAAGAATCATAAAATATGATTGTTTATAGAACTATGTGTTCTTCGATGGAAGGTTTAGATGGATCCcgtaaaagtaaattaaaattttgccaCCATGGAATGGTACATTAGGCCCTACAAAGAGCTATTAGAcgaccacagatggggcccagtagagctgatgcctgatacgTAGCCGCGGGACAACTGACGGGTTGCCGGgtttccggctcgaaaagcaggagtaggaacgaggttcTTTTTAGATTCATTTTattcgcctcatccaaggcgggagaaatcattgaattATTTTCCTGCTATGGTCAGTAACCGAGCAACGGAAAAatcgcgcgggagtagctatagtttaaagataataaaaatgccTACTAACCAATGACATAGTAGGTAATCATATATAGTAGTAAATGAATACAATATAACTAACTTGGATACTTGTTTCTCCTTGATGGGTGAAGTGGCGGTCGGTGGCTGCGTGGCAGTCGTCAGCTGGCTGACGGAGGAACATACTGAATCTTGTCTTATGCGGTTTATTTCTCTGTAACaaattcaaaaacatattttaaaaaactttcccttcactaaaaacttaattaaaattaagtttatatacttaaataatgtttatatacaGTTTACTGTAATTTAGTAGCTAAAAATCTTCGAATAATCTAAAATACTTTCTTGAAGAAAAATATTCGTTATTTATGGGGACAtagatacatattacataatatagttGTTAATAATGCAGAATCTAACTAATTTCGGTCAACCGAATCTGAAAAATTAAGCATTGGCCACATTTGTCATTTATGCggtattatttaaagttagttATTTGATTATACCTTTTTCTCAACTGTCCATAGGAACTTAAAAATACACAATCCAAAAAGGACTTTCAAATCCagaattaaagtataattttgtttaacatttactTGTTGGGTGTAGGTAGCACTGGTTGCGGTGTGGACGTGTCACTGCGGTCGCGCTGACGAGACGGTGGGGCCGGGGTGGTCGTGCCACCACTGCTTAGTAACGCTCGACGACTCTCATCTTCCGATTCTGATGCACTACCCTGGAAAAAATCATGTTTAATAAATTCCTTACAactggaaaaagtcacattcgtTTCGAAACTTCTTATTTGAGTTGAGCACCTTAACCTATGCTATGCTATGGACCATTACCACAAGCCAAATAAGgtagttttaaacaaaagaccataatgaattaatttaatccTATTGTTGTATTTGAAcacattaattataacataatagttCACTATTCCAACATGTCAAACAGCtgcaatacattttcaactttatcacaaaACAGAAAAgtttaatatctattaaaaattaacaGATTGGAGTGAGTTGTCTTGCTAGGGTGCGCACAACTGTTTAAACAATTTAAGTCTCAGTTTATTGGTAACTTTTTTATGCTTTATCCATAAAATCAATCTTCttgaaatattacatttatgtataGCTGTAGGCAAATTCACTGTATTTGGTAATAGCtagaagtaggtacataaataaacttgaaaTGTATGAATATACCTGTACACTATTTCTTCTCAAAGGCGCTAGTCTGGGCACGGGACGAAGTTTCTGCCGTACTTTGCTCGGTGATGGCAATGGCACGATAGGGTCAAACAAGACTTCAGCATTTTCCGATATAATCTCATTCTTCAAGAGTGCTAGCGGTTTGGGACCACTGGAGAATGCTTGAAGGGGCACGATTCCATCCATAACTGTGTCTTCGGTAATACTTTCAGGGACACTCGGGACATTGTAGTCTGAAATGATATAATGTTGTGTTTGGTTAATCATTTAAAGGGAGGTCTAACTAAATCTATACTACTTAATATAtcaagctaaagagtttgtgtTCGAATGAACAAATTTCCATAAATATtggtttgaattaaataatattacaaagctgaagagtttgtttgtttgtttatttatttgtttgaacacgtTAATCTCCAGAATTGCTGGtacgatattatttttgtgttggatagtttaTGAGGAAGTCTTTAGgctttaaaacattatgctCATGTGCTTTGTAACATAACtaatgcataataatataattatttgtgtgatagTGACTATAAACCagtttaattacttaataatttacaTTATCTAATTACTATGCCAAATAAAAGAAGCTCATAAAAGTAATCGAAGTTTTGGAATGTCATATGTTAGAATCcaaatttgttttcattttaatgtaaatgaaacagttcaagtcaaaattatttatttcaaatagaccaggcaggcatttttgaatttcaaagcaaatataataatacaaatgagTACATACCATCAGGAACATCGGAAGCAGTATTAGAGGAACTAGCATCCTTGCTACCTCTTTTCCTTCTACTGGTGGCACTGTCACTCTCCACGATTTTACTCCCCTCTAGTTTATATGTCCTAGCAACTTTCTCTGGGGTCAAAGGAGTTACTCTTTGTACACTAACCGAGGTATGGACCAGAGGAGACGGAGTAAGCTTTCTAAACGGACTCGCTACTCTCTTTGGTGACACAAATACACTCGATTTTCCACTGTTTACACTCGTTATCACAGACACTTTTGCCGCCTTCTTAGGCGTTAGAGTTGCGTCTTTTGTTACTTCAGCCTGAACTAGAGGCGAAGGCACTCGTTCCTGTTGTCTCAACACATTTACAGAGCGCGGCGATCTCAATGGAGATCCAGGCTTCGGTGATTGCCTGTCAATGCTATCTTGATTTTTAATAGAACCGCGTGGCGTTCTGGGACTTTTAATCGGCTTTTCAGCTGCTTCTTTTACAAGTTCCTTGGCTTTGTCTGTAGCTTCATTATTCTTTCTTCGGGGCGGTAAAGAAATAACTGCTTTGACTCTCGCTCGTCTTGTAGACATTTTGGTAATTAGTATTCACTCAACAAATGTATAAATACCGATAGCTATTCCGTTTTCACACATCTATTTATCTTAAAGTCCTtttctgaatattttatacgtaaCAATTGTTTACAGCTgtataaaactacaaaatatataatttacgaGCCATAACAAGCACCATGCATGCACGATCAAAATATTGAACGACAGAGACGGAGCAATGTCGCAAAAAATTGCGTTATTTTGACAGTGACGTTTCGTTCTGTATTGCCAgtatttgaagtattttattcccaaaattaatttgaaaaactACCTGTTCAGCTTTATTGGAGTCTCGACAATATAAATACAGAAATCAGTCGCTAACTTGTTTtaataatcgatttttttacaaaattgtttcTATTAATATCGGGACTGCCAAACTCTTGTGTGTCCTTTTAATAGTTTTGGTGCTATTTGATCTTCAATTTTCAAAGTTTCAGTGAGCCATTCGACTCCATGATAGTCAAATGGTTCTTTTTAGTTTGGGGGCCCCTTTTTGTTTGAGGAGGGGGGGGGGGCAACATCGAATGTCATTTTTCGTTCTGTCATCTATGCTATAACAGCGATCCCATGTTTGGGCGCCCTTATTatgacgttattttttttaaagttgctgccaacttttgaaccCACGCTTTACGTgaaaaaaaaggaattgattgggaagtttttattttagactaCGCAGCCTTTGCCTAGCCCAAGGCCCCGTATAAATGACTTGGCAGATACagcgctagctacgcccctgatCTGATTTAGAGGGCTGTACCTCTTCGAATAAGTTGGTCACTATTagatacctacttttatttttatttactaggAATTTCTTtgagactcataacataactgacttCAATAATTCTACATTTGTACTTTCTTCACATATAAattcatcaacaacctataagtggccactgctgactaaaggtcTCTTCTCCTACggaggaggtttgagcatttaatCTCCACACTTGCTCTGGGGTTGGGGTTGGCGATTcttcataacataaaaaagcaacgtcacgccttttgtcctctaaggggttggcagaggtgcacattacgttatgccgctatgcaatgaacacccacttttcaccatttgtgttataagtcccatgtaatagggggtgtattgccatatattgggcacaattccagactccgtgatacaactgagaaattttagaaaaaccgaaaaatacccaGCAATACAGTCcgtcccgggaat
Proteins encoded in this window:
- the LOC118266285 gene encoding uncharacterized protein LOC118266285 isoform X2; translation: MSTRRARVKAVISLPPRRKNNEATDKAKELVKEAAEKPIKSPRTPRGSIKNQDSIDRQSPKPGSPLRSPRSVNVLRQQERVPSPLVQAEVTKDATLTPKKAAKVSVITSVNSGKSSVFVSPKRVASPFRKLTPSPLVHTSVSVQRVTPLTPEKVARTYKLEGSKIVESDSATSRRKRGSKDASSSNTASDVPDDYNVPSVPESITEDTVMDGIVPLQAFSSGPKPLALLKNEIISENAEVLFDPIVPLPSPSKVRQKLRPVPRLAPLRRNSVQGSASESEDESRRALLSSGGTTTPAPPSRQRDRSDTSTPQPVLPTPNKEINRIRQDSVCSSVSQLTTATQPPTATSPIKEKQVSKTRRLDMSRRMAAMRRRREAVKKDTLTMYDLIFYNPTTNPIVPDDDELEAKKLNEKEEAARKAKQVEEKEDEEPEQDAAPVPQIKLGPNGEIMLDEQSLVIKQSQKRKVSQNVVHEGAWATGSSSGRYRRTPRTADWSDAETVRFYRALAAMGTDFMLMERLFPGRTRRDLKLKFKKEERMNMAQVDKALRTTVKWDASRLEDEFQAERKEAELRAARDRAELNKRTKENQQRRREARDLKIRMSHGTKALESSIFPETTVTLTADEVILRHHEAKEKGNETKGKRGRPRLDSPSKYPISRESPRVNVTPSQPHSDMATLTKIDPKSIGRTPEKQPTPSPVVPSNIENGSLVVLTVNDPKSPAKKMLQTYIASGGGRLTPVALPPSLLSSVVTFMKKGGTPKSMSAASSPHLTSPSSVTSQDSRPSSTPGVIVNASPAKRQRHSSYTITQL
- the LOC118266285 gene encoding uncharacterized protein LOC118266285 isoform X1, which gives rise to MSTRRARVKAVISLPPRRKNNEATDKAKELVKEAAEKPIKSPRTPRGSIKNQDSIDRQSPKPGSPLRSPRSVNVLRQQERVPSPLVQAEVTKDATLTPKKAAKVSVITSVNSGKSSVFVSPKRVASPFRKLTPSPLVHTSVSVQRVTPLTPEKVARTYKLEGSKIVESDSATSRRKRGSKDASSSNTASDVPDDYNVPSVPESITEDTVMDGIVPLQAFSSGPKPLALLKNEIISENAEVLFDPIVPLPSPSKVRQKLRPVPRLAPLRRNSVQGSASESEDESRRALLSSGGTTTPAPPSRQRDRSDTSTPQPVLPTPNKEINRIRQDSVCSSVSQLTTATQPPTATSPIKEKQVSKTRRLDMSRRMAAMRRRREAVKKDTLTMYDLIFYNPTTNPIVPDDDELEAKKLNEKEEAARKAKQVEEKEDEEPEQDAAPVPQIKLGPNGEIMLDEQSLVIKQSQKRKVSQNVVHEGAWATGSSSGRYRRTPRTADWSDAETVRFYRALAAMGTDFMLMERLFPGRTRRDLKLKFKKEERMNMAQVDKALRTTVKWDASRLEDEFQAERKEAELRAARDRAELNKRTKENQQRRREARDLKIRMKVGELDEGHGTKALESSIFPETTVTLTADEVILRHHEAKEKGNETKGKRGRPRLDSPSKYPISRESPRVNVTPSQPHSDMATLTKIDPKSIGRTPEKQPTPSPVVPSNIENGSLVVLTVNDPKSPAKKMLQTYIASGGGRLTPVALPPSLLSSVVTFMKKGGTPKSMSAASSPHLTSPSSVTSQDSRPSSTPGVIVNASPAKRQRHSSYTITQL